A single window of Lutzomyia longipalpis isolate SR_M1_2022 chromosome 1, ASM2433408v1 DNA harbors:
- the LOC129796893 gene encoding uncharacterized protein LOC129796893: MDHILNRKRSREEEDASMDFMPLSKRINNLHLTTTSLPQIYDSNSSNSDAMCTQNYSQAPPTEPPQNFVHFYSQQNTSSAQQQPFFSILPKPQEVPQDSIHMSEYCPELSIIENPHYFLKNKLLFELHIQRLKRFQCFELDDTVQL, encoded by the exons ATGGATCACATTCTCAACAG GAAACGTTCTAGGGAGGAGGAAGATGCTTCAATGGATTTTATGCCACTCTCCAAGCGAATAAATAATCTTCATCTGACCACAACATCCCTGCCACAAATCTACGATAGTAACAGCTCAAATTCCGATGCGATGTGTACCCAAAATTACAGTCAGGCACCCCCAACGGAGCCTCCGCAGAACTTTGTTCACTTCTACTCACAACAAAATACATCTTCTGCCCAGCAACAGCCATTCTTCAGCATTCTACCAAAACCCCAAGAGGTGCCACAGGACAGTATTCACATGTCAGAATATTGCCCTGAGCTGAGTATCATTGAGAATCCGCACTACTTCCTGAAGAACAAACTCCTCTTTGAGCTGCATATTCAGCGATTAAAACGTTTCCAGTGCTTCGAATTGGATGACACTGTTCAGctgtga